From one Catellatospora sp. IY07-71 genomic stretch:
- a CDS encoding C40 family peptidase — MSSPHGRGWRAAARLLAPAGALIIGLLATAAPAHAEPSAAELRKQITAKSTQLEKIVEQYNKLNSQLKQTRAEVAQLERDLGPLEVRADAAQQNVARIAATAYRTGAFRGWNALLDKSADGELLARLSTLHQLAASQQEQLDEAHRAAGDRFAAKAALDTRLQEQATRVKALSTQRKAVEKDLDKLKAMRRAAGLTDEATSTYTGAVPAYAGKAGIAVKFAYSALGKPYIWAADGPEGYDCSGLTLAAWRAAGVSLYHQAATQWREVTHIKRSQLAPGDLVFYSGLGHVALYVGSGKVIHAPTTGEVVKVASVDMMTPYGYGRVKL, encoded by the coding sequence TTGTCATCCCCCCATGGCAGGGGCTGGCGCGCTGCCGCGCGCCTGCTCGCCCCCGCCGGTGCACTGATCATCGGGCTGCTGGCCACCGCGGCCCCCGCCCACGCCGAGCCCAGCGCCGCCGAACTCCGCAAGCAGATCACGGCGAAGTCGACGCAGCTGGAGAAGATCGTCGAGCAGTACAACAAGCTGAACAGCCAGCTCAAGCAGACCCGCGCCGAGGTCGCCCAGCTCGAACGTGATCTCGGGCCGCTGGAGGTCAGGGCCGACGCCGCACAGCAGAACGTCGCCCGCATCGCCGCGACTGCCTACCGGACGGGCGCCTTCCGAGGCTGGAACGCACTGCTGGACAAGTCTGCCGACGGCGAGCTGCTGGCCCGCCTGAGCACCCTGCACCAGCTCGCCGCCAGCCAGCAGGAGCAGCTGGACGAGGCGCACCGCGCCGCGGGCGACCGGTTCGCGGCCAAGGCCGCCCTCGACACCCGGCTGCAGGAGCAGGCCACCCGGGTCAAGGCGCTGTCCACCCAGCGCAAGGCCGTCGAGAAGGATCTGGACAAGCTGAAGGCCATGCGCCGGGCGGCCGGCCTCACCGACGAGGCGACCTCCACCTACACCGGCGCGGTGCCCGCCTACGCGGGCAAGGCCGGGATCGCGGTGAAGTTCGCGTACAGCGCGCTGGGCAAGCCGTACATCTGGGCCGCCGACGGTCCCGAGGGATACGACTGCTCGGGCCTGACCCTGGCCGCCTGGCGCGCCGCCGGGGTGAGCCTCTACCACCAGGCGGCGACGCAGTGGCGCGAGGTGACCCACATCAAACGGTCCCAGCTCGCGCCGGGCGACCTCGTCTTCTACTCCGGCCTGGGGCACGTCGCGCTCTACGTCGGCAGCGGCAAGGTCATCCACGCGCCGACGACCGGCGAAGTGGTCAAGGTCGCCAGCGTCGACATGATGACGCCGTACGGCTACGGCCGCGTGAAGCTCTGA
- a CDS encoding IS30 family transposase has protein sequence MAPNRLRAPAQAERAPGASSRYLQEADRLHIADRLRDKASVRAIAAELGRSPSTISREIRRNRHPGNGQYRPYAAQARADGRRPRPKPGKIGENAALRDFIQDHLDKRWSPEQICQALRRRFPARPEMHVVHETIYQALYVQGRGELRRELTRALRTGRARRKPHRQAASRQPRFTHPMVMISERPAEVEDRAVPGHWEGDLIIGKDGGSAIGTLVERSTRYVMLVHLPTGRSAEHMRDALQATVQALPAHLVRSLTWDQGSEMAAHHAFSVATDIPVYFCDPGSPWQRGSNENTNGLLRQYFPKGTDLSVHSRDHLDAVAVELNGRPRKTLGWETPAERLRTLLAA, from the coding sequence ATGGCCCCCAACCGGCTCCGGGCGCCCGCTCAGGCAGAGCGGGCGCCCGGAGCGTCGTCGAGGTATCTGCAGGAGGCTGATCGTCTCCACATCGCCGACCGGCTGCGGGACAAGGCCTCGGTGCGGGCGATAGCCGCAGAGCTCGGCCGCAGCCCGTCCACCATCAGCCGGGAGATCCGCCGTAATCGGCATCCGGGTAACGGCCAGTACCGACCGTATGCCGCTCAGGCCCGGGCCGACGGCCGCCGACCACGCCCCAAGCCCGGCAAGATCGGAGAGAATGCCGCCCTGCGGGACTTCATCCAGGATCACCTGGACAAACGGTGGAGCCCGGAACAGATCTGTCAGGCTCTGCGCAGACGATTCCCCGCGCGGCCGGAGATGCACGTGGTCCACGAGACGATCTACCAGGCCCTCTACGTTCAGGGCCGAGGCGAGCTACGCCGCGAACTCACCCGTGCGCTGCGCACCGGCCGTGCCCGTCGCAAGCCGCACCGGCAGGCGGCCAGCCGCCAGCCACGGTTCACGCACCCCATGGTCATGATCAGCGAGCGGCCGGCCGAGGTCGAGGACCGTGCCGTGCCCGGCCATTGGGAAGGCGATCTGATCATCGGCAAGGACGGCGGTTCGGCCATCGGAACGCTCGTCGAACGCTCCACCCGCTACGTCATGCTCGTCCACCTGCCCACCGGCCGCAGCGCCGAACACATGCGCGACGCCCTCCAGGCGACAGTGCAAGCCCTACCGGCCCACCTGGTCCGCTCCCTCACCTGGGACCAGGGATCCGAAATGGCCGCCCACCACGCCTTCAGCGTGGCCACCGACATTCCGGTCTACTTCTGCGATCCGGGCAGCCCATGGCAGCGCGGCTCGAACGAGAACACCAACGGCCTGCTGCGGCAGTACTTCCCCAAGGGAACCGATCTATCCGTCCACAGCCGTGACCACCTCGACGCCGTCGCCGTCGAACTCAACGGCCGACCACGCAAAACGCTCGGCTGGGAAACCCCAGCCGAGCGCCTGCGTACACTGCTCGCGGCCTAG
- a CDS encoding RNA polymerase sigma factor RpoD/SigA, which translates to MTMLRTDQVAEERDLVGVYLHEISRTPLLDAAQEVDLSKAIEAGLYAEHLLEGDKLKRGLKRDELEKLVAEGERAKDLFIRANLRLVVSIARRYVRSGMPMLDLIQEGNTGLVRAVEKFDYVKGYKFSTYATWWIRQAISRAIAQQERTVRLPVHLVEDVNRMRNVARQLTRELGSEPEPEQIATALGVTVERVTELIRWSQDTVSLDTPVGDDGDTNLGDLVADRDTPSPEEIVLSALERQRIEGLLNHLDDRSAGIMRARYGLEDGREHSLTEVASRFSLSRERIRQLEIQALGRLRELARAEGLQSV; encoded by the coding sequence ATGACCATGCTGCGCACCGACCAGGTGGCTGAGGAGCGCGACCTCGTCGGTGTATACCTGCACGAGATCTCACGTACCCCGCTGCTGGATGCCGCGCAGGAGGTCGACCTCTCGAAGGCGATCGAAGCCGGCCTCTACGCCGAGCACCTGCTGGAGGGCGACAAGCTCAAGCGCGGCCTCAAGCGCGACGAGCTCGAGAAGCTGGTGGCCGAGGGCGAGCGCGCCAAGGACCTGTTCATCCGGGCGAACCTGCGCCTGGTGGTCTCGATCGCGCGGCGCTACGTGCGCTCGGGCATGCCGATGCTCGACCTGATCCAGGAGGGCAACACCGGCCTGGTGCGCGCCGTCGAGAAGTTCGACTACGTGAAGGGCTACAAGTTCTCCACGTACGCCACCTGGTGGATCCGGCAGGCGATCAGCCGCGCCATCGCCCAGCAGGAGCGGACCGTGCGGCTGCCCGTCCACCTGGTCGAGGACGTCAACCGGATGCGCAACGTCGCCCGCCAGCTCACCCGTGAGCTGGGCAGCGAGCCGGAGCCGGAGCAGATCGCGACCGCGCTGGGCGTGACCGTCGAGCGGGTGACCGAGCTGATCCGCTGGTCGCAGGACACCGTCTCGCTCGACACCCCGGTGGGCGACGACGGCGACACCAACCTGGGTGACCTGGTCGCCGACCGCGACACGCCCAGCCCGGAGGAGATCGTGCTCTCGGCGCTGGAGCGGCAGCGGATCGAGGGCCTGCTCAACCACCTCGACGACCGCTCCGCGGGCATCATGCGGGCGCGCTACGGCCTGGAGGACGGCCGGGAGCACTCGCTGACCGAGGTGGCGTCGCGCTTCTCGCTGTCCCGCGAGCGCATCCGGCAGCTGGAGATCCAGGCGCTGGGCCGGCTGCGCGAGCTGGCCCGTGCCGAAGGCCTGCAGTCCGTCTGA
- a CDS encoding N-acetylmuramic acid 6-phosphate etherase has protein sequence MPELPTASVRVSAPTEQRYAPSADLDMLDTRQILQVINDADRTVADAVSAVLDPLAVAVEDAVEALQRGNRVHYVGAGTSGRLGVVDAAELPPTFNAPRSWFCAHIAGGPGALLAAVEDAEDDTEAGADEIARCVRTGDVVIGLAASGRTPYVLGALRAAGELGCRTGLIAADPHAAAAAWVDVFIGVDTGPEVVTGSTRMKAATAQKLLLNAFSTAVMVRLGRVFSNFMIDMVPTNAKLRGRMLNILVEATGHDEDECRRTLDAAGGDLRAALVALLAGREVAAARGALAGHGNRIRDAIASLAD, from the coding sequence ATGCCTGAGCTGCCCACCGCCTCGGTGCGCGTGAGCGCCCCGACCGAACAGCGGTACGCACCCAGCGCCGACCTCGACATGCTCGACACCCGGCAGATCCTGCAGGTGATCAACGACGCCGACCGGACCGTCGCCGACGCGGTCAGCGCCGTGCTGGACCCGCTGGCCGTCGCGGTCGAGGACGCGGTCGAGGCGCTGCAGCGCGGCAACCGCGTGCACTACGTCGGCGCGGGCACCTCCGGCCGGCTGGGCGTGGTCGACGCGGCCGAGCTGCCGCCCACCTTCAACGCCCCGCGCAGCTGGTTCTGCGCGCACATCGCGGGCGGCCCCGGCGCGCTGCTGGCGGCGGTCGAGGACGCCGAGGACGACACCGAGGCGGGCGCCGACGAGATCGCCCGCTGCGTGCGCACCGGCGACGTGGTGATCGGCCTGGCCGCGAGCGGGCGCACGCCGTACGTGCTCGGCGCGCTGCGTGCCGCGGGCGAGCTGGGCTGCCGCACCGGCCTGATCGCCGCCGACCCGCACGCCGCCGCGGCGGCCTGGGTCGACGTCTTCATCGGCGTGGACACCGGCCCCGAGGTCGTCACGGGCTCCACCCGGATGAAGGCCGCCACCGCGCAGAAGCTGCTGCTGAACGCCTTCTCCACGGCGGTCATGGTGCGCCTGGGCCGGGTGTTCTCCAACTTCATGATCGACATGGTGCCGACCAACGCGAAGCTGCGCGGCCGCATGCTGAACATCCTCGTCGAGGCGACCGGCCACGATGAGGACGAGTGCCGCCGCACGCTCGACGCGGCCGGCGGCGACCTGCGCGCCGCCCTGGTCGCCCTGCTCGCCGGGCGCGAGGTCGCCGCCGCCCGGGGCGCCCTGGCCGGCCACGGCAACCGCATCCGCGACGCGATCGCCTCGCTGGCCGACTGA
- a CDS encoding MurR/RpiR family transcriptional regulator, with translation MAKKSKVSEESDAARAAQEPAGLIVQINGLLPALSPAEQRVARLVLADPAASARRTITDLSAAAETSEATVIRFCRSIGMSGYPQLRIRLAAEAARRVEPADSRVVGGDIPPGADMAQIIATIAFNDARAVEETAEQLDPEVCDKIADALVKASRVEVFGAGASGFVAADFQAKLHRIGRVAYYWPDLHTSLTSAALLGPGDVALGISHTGTTADTIDVLERAKAGGATTVALTNFPRSPICDVADFVLTTAARETTYRSGAMASRLAQLTVVDCLFVAVAARTRTKARKALEVTAEAVRGRRVGTSRRRSGDA, from the coding sequence GTGGCGAAGAAGTCGAAAGTTTCTGAGGAGAGCGACGCCGCGCGCGCCGCACAGGAGCCGGCCGGGCTGATCGTTCAGATCAACGGCCTGCTGCCCGCGCTCTCCCCGGCGGAGCAGCGCGTCGCGCGGCTCGTGCTCGCCGACCCGGCCGCCTCGGCTCGCCGCACCATCACCGACCTGTCCGCCGCCGCGGAGACCTCCGAGGCGACGGTCATCCGGTTCTGCCGCTCGATCGGCATGTCCGGCTACCCCCAGCTGCGCATCCGGCTCGCCGCCGAGGCCGCGCGCCGGGTCGAGCCGGCCGACTCCCGGGTCGTCGGCGGCGACATCCCGCCCGGCGCGGACATGGCACAGATCATCGCCACCATCGCCTTCAACGACGCCCGCGCCGTCGAGGAGACGGCGGAGCAGCTCGACCCCGAGGTCTGCGACAAGATCGCGGACGCGCTGGTCAAGGCCTCCCGAGTCGAGGTGTTCGGGGCCGGCGCCAGCGGCTTCGTCGCCGCGGACTTCCAGGCGAAGCTGCACCGCATCGGCCGCGTGGCGTACTACTGGCCCGACCTGCACACCTCACTCACCTCGGCGGCCCTGCTCGGCCCCGGCGACGTGGCGCTCGGCATCTCGCACACCGGCACCACCGCCGACACCATCGACGTGCTGGAGCGGGCCAAGGCCGGGGGCGCCACGACCGTCGCGCTGACCAACTTCCCGCGCTCGCCGATCTGCGACGTCGCCGACTTCGTGCTGACCACCGCCGCGCGCGAGACGACGTACCGCTCGGGTGCCATGGCCAGCCGCCTAGCGCAGCTCACCGTGGTCGACTGCCTGTTCGTGGCCGTCGCCGCGCGCACCCGCACCAAGGCCCGCAAGGCGCTCGAGGTCACCGCCGAGGCGGTGCGCGGGCGTCGCGTCGGCACCTCGCGCCGCCGGTCCGGCGATGCCTGA
- a CDS encoding AAA family ATPase — MAGTSASVIALVGIDGSGKTTQAVRLAAALCAAGISARYGPNPGGRRFLGRVARRLGRPDAIALVGRRGLLLIEAVLRWLAIARSLVAARLTGRIAVMDRYTPCQLVSIRAHGGGDRLERLVRAAYAPFPRPAVIIFLDVPPALAYDRIEQRGDDHEDIEYLNVGHAAYKDVLSDAVHVDGTGDPDTVAQAVWAAVWPGIEHGLAVDAGQS, encoded by the coding sequence ATGGCAGGCACGAGCGCGTCGGTGATCGCTCTGGTCGGCATCGACGGCTCGGGCAAGACGACCCAGGCGGTACGCCTGGCCGCGGCGCTGTGCGCGGCCGGCATCAGCGCCCGGTACGGCCCGAATCCGGGCGGCCGGCGCTTCCTCGGGCGTGTCGCGCGCCGGCTGGGCCGGCCGGACGCGATCGCCCTGGTCGGCCGCCGTGGGCTGCTGCTGATCGAGGCGGTGCTGCGCTGGCTGGCCATCGCCCGCTCGCTGGTGGCGGCCCGGCTGACCGGCCGCATCGCGGTGATGGACCGCTACACGCCCTGCCAGCTGGTGAGCATTCGGGCACACGGCGGCGGCGACCGGCTCGAGCGCTTGGTACGCGCGGCTTATGCCCCCTTCCCCCGCCCGGCTGTCATCATCTTTCTCGACGTCCCGCCTGCCCTGGCCTACGACCGGATCGAGCAGCGCGGCGACGACCACGAGGACATCGAATATCTGAACGTGGGCCATGCCGCCTACAAAGACGTACTGTCGGATGCGGTACATGTCGACGGCACCGGCGATCCCGACACCGTCGCTCAGGCCGTTTGGGCGGCCGTCTGGCCGGGCATCGAACACGGTTTGGCAGTTGACGCCGGGCAGTCGTGA
- a CDS encoding MHYT domain-containing protein yields MAEVHHFAYGWFNPVAAYLMAFIGSLLGLVCTARARRAPTGGRRARWLIIASLSIGGTGIWFMHFMAIIGFDVPDSPVRYDAVVTFISLALAVATVGIGLFIAGQGPRSALRVVAGGGFTGLGMVAMHYTGMAGMRVAGDVGYDLGLVGASVLIAVVAATVALWFTVTVSGRRAITAAAAVMGVAVCGMHYTAMAAVRITLRTDGDGEVSGLSPFVLIVPIVVLSALCLIGVMFSALQAMMQEEFDGTGVARPGPHAANAALVIPDPRGTDDEMAPVNPPFSLARALADRNSARVPH; encoded by the coding sequence ATGGCAGAAGTGCACCATTTCGCGTACGGCTGGTTCAACCCGGTCGCCGCGTACCTGATGGCGTTCATCGGCTCCCTGCTCGGCCTGGTCTGCACGGCCCGCGCCCGGCGCGCCCCGACGGGCGGGCGGCGGGCGCGCTGGCTGATCATCGCGTCGCTGTCGATCGGCGGCACCGGCATCTGGTTCATGCACTTCATGGCGATCATCGGCTTCGACGTGCCGGACAGCCCGGTCCGCTACGACGCGGTGGTCACGTTCATCAGCCTCGCGCTCGCCGTCGCCACCGTGGGCATCGGGCTGTTCATCGCCGGGCAGGGCCCCCGGTCGGCGCTGCGCGTCGTCGCGGGCGGCGGGTTCACCGGCCTCGGCATGGTCGCGATGCACTACACCGGCATGGCCGGGATGCGGGTGGCCGGCGACGTCGGCTACGACCTCGGCCTGGTCGGCGCGTCCGTGCTGATCGCCGTGGTCGCGGCGACGGTCGCGCTGTGGTTCACCGTGACGGTGTCGGGCAGGCGCGCCATCACCGCCGCCGCCGCCGTGATGGGCGTCGCCGTGTGCGGCATGCACTACACCGCGATGGCGGCGGTCCGGATCACGCTGCGCACCGACGGCGACGGCGAGGTCTCCGGGCTCAGCCCGTTCGTGCTCATCGTGCCCATCGTGGTGCTGTCGGCGCTGTGCCTGATCGGTGTGATGTTCAGCGCACTGCAGGCCATGATGCAGGAGGAGTTCGACGGCACCGGAGTGGCCCGGCCCGGGCCGCACGCCGCCAATGCCGCCCTGGTCATCCCTGATCCGCGCGGCACCGACGACGAAATGGCACCGGTCAATCCACCGTTCAGCCTGGCCCGTGCGCTGGCCGACCGCAACAGTGCCAGGGTGCCGCACTGA
- a CDS encoding HD domain-containing protein, translating to MDATAPAYLMTMPLHAITEVLGEQGLRDRFALEIERLPEADRAVLAEALELAARLHAEQRRVREPYLNHLLRVTIRIIHYYRITDRDVLVAALLHDSVEDQPWGITGQTHRSGPPPREQALAVLAERFSPRVASLVAAVTNPEYDLDRDKDEQYRAHVVESLDVDPWARVIKVSDFTDNGVGVIHTIGPKVRRAATKYSPLVPALRELVARADTPLIGEVKAHIFAQFDLAEKRFAAILGQ from the coding sequence ATGGACGCGACCGCGCCGGCGTATCTCATGACCATGCCCCTGCACGCCATCACCGAGGTGCTCGGCGAGCAGGGGCTGCGCGACCGGTTCGCCCTGGAGATCGAGCGGCTGCCCGAGGCCGACCGCGCCGTGCTGGCCGAGGCCCTGGAGCTGGCCGCGCGGCTGCACGCCGAGCAGCGGCGGGTACGCGAGCCGTACCTGAACCACCTGCTGCGGGTCACCATCCGGATCATCCACTACTACCGGATCACCGACCGGGACGTGCTGGTCGCCGCCCTGCTCCACGACTCGGTCGAGGACCAGCCGTGGGGCATCACCGGCCAGACCCACCGCAGCGGTCCGCCGCCGCGCGAGCAGGCCCTCGCGGTGCTCGCCGAGCGGTTCAGCCCCCGGGTCGCCTCGCTGGTCGCCGCGGTCACCAACCCGGAGTACGACCTCGACCGCGACAAGGACGAGCAGTACCGGGCGCACGTGGTCGAGTCGCTGGACGTGGACCCGTGGGCGCGGGTCATCAAGGTCTCCGACTTCACCGACAACGGCGTGGGCGTCATCCACACCATCGGGCCGAAGGTACGCCGGGCCGCGACGAAGTACTCGCCGCTCGTGCCCGCCCTGCGCGAGCTGGTCGCGCGGGCGGACACGCCGCTTATCGGCGAGGTCAAGGCGCACATCTTCGCCCAGTTCGACCTCGCCGAGAAGCGGTTCGCGGCGATCCTCGGCCAGTAG
- a CDS encoding ribonucleotide-diphosphate reductase subunit beta, whose amino-acid sequence MPVTTPKKMLLDAGLDLTLRPMRYPDFYERYRAAIRNTWTVEEVDLGSDLPDLAGLSEGERHLVNRLVAFFATGDTIVANNLVLNLYRHINAPEARLYLSRQLFEEAVHVQFYLTLLDTYLPDDEERAKAFAAVENIPSIARKANFCFQWIDSVFDLPALHTADERRRFLLNLICFAACIEGLFFYGAFAYVYWLRSRGLLDGLAAGTNWVFRDESMHMDFAFAVVDTVRAEEPELFDEDMGKAVTRMMEEAVDAELAFAEDLCGAGLPGMTLADMRQYLQYVADQRLARLGLPARFGAANPFPFMALQDVQELANFFERRVTAYQVAVPGTVTLDEDF is encoded by the coding sequence ATGCCAGTGACCACCCCGAAGAAGATGCTGCTCGACGCGGGCCTCGACCTGACCCTGCGGCCGATGCGCTACCCGGACTTCTACGAGCGCTACCGCGCCGCCATCCGCAACACCTGGACCGTCGAGGAGGTGGACCTCGGCAGCGACCTGCCCGACCTGGCCGGGCTGTCCGAGGGCGAGCGGCACCTGGTGAACCGCCTGGTCGCGTTCTTCGCCACCGGCGACACCATCGTGGCCAACAACCTGGTGCTGAACCTCTACCGCCACATCAACGCCCCGGAGGCCCGGCTCTACCTGAGCCGCCAGCTGTTCGAGGAGGCGGTGCACGTGCAGTTCTACCTGACCCTGCTGGACACCTACCTGCCCGACGACGAGGAGCGGGCGAAGGCGTTCGCGGCGGTGGAGAACATCCCGTCGATCGCCCGCAAGGCGAACTTCTGCTTCCAGTGGATCGACTCGGTGTTCGACCTGCCCGCGCTGCACACCGCCGACGAGCGCCGCCGCTTCCTGCTCAACCTGATCTGCTTCGCCGCCTGCATCGAGGGCCTGTTCTTCTACGGCGCCTTCGCGTACGTGTACTGGCTGCGCTCGCGCGGCCTGCTGGACGGGCTGGCCGCGGGCACCAACTGGGTCTTCCGTGACGAGTCCATGCACATGGACTTCGCGTTCGCGGTGGTCGACACGGTGCGGGCCGAGGAGCCGGAGCTGTTCGACGAGGACATGGGCAAGGCGGTCACCCGGATGATGGAGGAGGCCGTCGACGCCGAGCTGGCCTTCGCCGAGGACCTGTGCGGGGCCGGGCTGCCCGGCATGACCCTGGCCGACATGCGGCAGTACCTGCAGTACGTCGCCGACCAGCGGCTGGCCCGGCTCGGGCTGCCCGCCCGGTTCGGCGCGGCGAACCCGTTCCCGTTCATGGCGCTGCAGGACGTGCAGGAGCTGGCCAACTTCTTCGAGCGCCGGGTGACGGCGTACCAGGTGGCGGTGCCCGGCACGGTCACCCTCGACGAGGACTTCTGA
- a CDS encoding ribonucleoside-diphosphate reductase subunit alpha encodes MRGSARLTSTTFRNTTATGTSGSGGPGTPPEDATTLITALGALLAEAARGLPDVDHRAVLDPVAAGIWPGATEADLRLRAVETAAALVVQEPGYSRLAARLLAVHVAEEAATQGVHDFAGSVRAGHEAGLLADDLAAFVAAHADELGELVDPAADDRFEYFGLRTVYDRYLLRHPVTRKVLETPQHFLLRVSCGLMGEVGDAGTAGRRLPGSTAAVARVYAKLSRLAYLPSSPTLFNAGARRPQLSSCFLLDSPRDELESIYERYAQAARLSKYAGGIGVSWSRIRSRGSLIRGTNGLSNGIVPWLRTLDASVAAVNQGGRRKGAACVYLETWHADLDEFLQLRDSTGEESRRTHNLHLANWVPDEFMRRVEADTAWSLFDPKDVPELVDLWGDDFDRAYRAAEAAGRAVRTVPARELYGRMMRTLAQTGNGWMTFKDAANRTCNQTAVPGNTVHLSNLCTEILEVTSDGETAVCNLGSINLAAHLGPDGVDFAALGDTVRVAVRMLDRSIDLSYYPTGEAAGANNRWRPVGLGVMGLADVFFALGLDFDSPEALALSTRIAEEIALAAYDASADLAVELGVHPSYGDTRAARGVLHADHFPDAVSTRPWAWDELHAKVARTGLRNSLLIAIAPTATIASIAGSAECIEPPVANVFKRETLSGEFLQVNRYLVEELKARGLWTPAVRDRVLAAEGSVAGIEEIPAELRRRFRTAWELPQRALIDLAAARMPYIDQSQSLNLFMAAPEIGKLSSMYAYAWRKGLKTTYYLRSRPATAIAQTTVRKAAAPAPAQPLRTASSLIDLNLENPEICEACQ; translated from the coding sequence ATGAGGGGGAGCGCACGCTTGACCAGCACGACCTTCCGCAACACGACCGCCACCGGCACGTCCGGGTCCGGCGGGCCGGGCACGCCGCCCGAGGACGCGACGACGCTCATCACGGCGCTGGGGGCGCTGCTCGCCGAGGCCGCGCGGGGACTGCCTGACGTGGACCACCGCGCGGTGCTCGACCCGGTGGCGGCCGGGATCTGGCCCGGAGCGACCGAGGCCGACCTGCGGCTGCGCGCCGTCGAGACCGCCGCCGCGCTGGTGGTGCAGGAGCCCGGATACAGCCGCCTCGCCGCGCGGCTGCTCGCCGTGCACGTCGCGGAGGAGGCCGCCACCCAGGGCGTGCACGACTTCGCCGGCTCGGTGCGGGCCGGGCACGAGGCGGGGCTGCTCGCCGACGACCTTGCCGCGTTCGTCGCGGCGCACGCGGACGAGCTGGGGGAGCTCGTCGACCCGGCCGCCGACGACCGCTTCGAGTACTTCGGGCTGCGCACCGTCTACGACCGCTACCTGCTGCGCCACCCGGTGACCCGCAAGGTGCTGGAGACGCCGCAGCACTTCCTGCTGCGGGTGTCCTGCGGGCTGATGGGCGAGGTCGGCGACGCGGGCACCGCCGGGCGCCGCCTGCCGGGCAGCACGGCCGCGGTCGCACGGGTGTACGCGAAGCTCAGCCGCCTGGCGTACCTGCCCAGCTCGCCGACGCTGTTCAACGCCGGGGCCCGGCGCCCGCAGCTGAGCAGCTGCTTCCTGCTCGACTCGCCGCGCGACGAGCTGGAGTCGATCTACGAGCGCTACGCCCAGGCGGCCCGGCTGTCCAAGTACGCGGGGGGCATCGGGGTGTCGTGGAGCCGGATCCGGTCCCGCGGCTCGCTGATCCGCGGCACCAACGGCCTGTCCAACGGCATCGTGCCGTGGCTGCGCACGCTGGACGCCAGCGTGGCCGCGGTCAACCAGGGCGGCCGACGTAAGGGCGCGGCGTGCGTCTACCTGGAGACCTGGCATGCCGACCTCGACGAGTTCCTCCAGCTGCGCGACTCGACCGGCGAGGAGAGCCGGCGCACCCACAACCTGCACCTGGCCAACTGGGTCCCGGACGAGTTCATGCGCCGGGTGGAGGCGGACACGGCCTGGTCGCTGTTCGACCCGAAGGACGTGCCCGAGCTGGTCGACCTGTGGGGCGACGACTTCGACCGGGCCTACCGGGCCGCCGAGGCCGCCGGGCGCGCGGTGCGCACCGTCCCGGCCCGGGAGCTGTACGGCCGCATGATGCGCACCCTGGCGCAGACCGGCAACGGCTGGATGACGTTCAAGGACGCGGCCAACCGGACCTGCAACCAGACCGCCGTGCCCGGCAACACGGTGCACCTGTCCAACCTGTGCACCGAGATCCTGGAGGTCACCAGCGACGGCGAGACCGCCGTGTGCAACCTGGGCTCGATCAACCTCGCCGCGCACCTGGGCCCGGACGGGGTGGACTTCGCCGCGCTGGGCGACACCGTGCGCGTCGCGGTGCGGATGCTGGACCGCTCCATCGACCTGTCCTACTACCCGACCGGCGAGGCGGCCGGGGCCAACAACCGGTGGCGGCCGGTCGGCCTGGGCGTGATGGGCCTGGCCGACGTGTTCTTCGCGCTCGGCCTGGACTTCGACTCGCCCGAGGCGCTGGCCCTGTCCACCCGGATCGCGGAGGAGATCGCGCTGGCCGCGTACGACGCCAGCGCCGACCTGGCCGTCGAGCTGGGGGTGCACCCGTCGTACGGGGACACCCGCGCCGCGCGCGGGGTGCTGCACGCCGACCACTTCCCGGACGCGGTGTCCACCCGGCCCTGGGCGTGGGACGAGCTGCACGCGAAGGTGGCCCGCACCGGGCTGCGCAACTCGCTGCTGATCGCGATCGCGCCGACCGCGACCATCGCCTCGATCGCGGGCAGCGCCGAGTGCATCGAGCCGCCGGTGGCCAACGTGTTCAAGCGCGAGACCCTGTCCGGCGAGTTCCTCCAGGTCAACCGCTACCTGGTGGAGGAGCTGAAGGCGCGGGGCCTGTGGACGCCGGCGGTGCGCGACCGGGTGCTGGCGGCCGAGGGCTCGGTGGCGGGCATCGAGGAGATCCCGGCGGAGCTGCGGCGGCGCTTCCGCACCGCGTGGGAGCTGCCGCAGCGGGCGCTGATCGACCTGGCCGCGGCGCGCATGCCGTACATCGACCAGTCGCAGTCGCTGAACCTGTTCATGGCGGCCCCGGAGATCGGCAAGCTGTCCTCGATGTACGCCTACGCCTGGCGCAAGGGCCTGAAGACCACCTACTACCTGCGCTCCCGCCCCGCCACCGCGATCGCGCAGACCACGGTGCGCAAGGCGGCGGCTCCCGCGCCCGCGCAGCCGCTGCGCACCGCGAGCAGCCTGATCGACCTGAACCTGGAGAACCCGGAGATCTGCGAGGCATGCCAGTGA